The following proteins come from a genomic window of Lolium rigidum isolate FL_2022 chromosome 5, APGP_CSIRO_Lrig_0.1, whole genome shotgun sequence:
- the LOC124655608 gene encoding mannose/glucose-specific lectin-like, with protein sequence MEGTNGIRRASIDKLNKYEELGPWGIAGGKPGDINRNPQRLVRISICITECISALEFMYDDQDGQTTKVGTWGAYNYDSGWTTHIDIKPGEHVNHVSGTTNKKGVSSLKIITSYRNEYGPYGNQDSTEFSLPLRQGRCEVVAFFCNYGATLESLGVYVRPRKTGSLVQVGPWGGHGGNSTDLVRANMPNRLQRITIHGGERSGERIYGFSYAYIDKKGKKIEVGPWGSTTKGRKREFTMNGDNYINFISGTHDEYGITSLMFIDFNEDVHGPYGCAAGHAFSLQLPEDGAAVSFFGRAGTNSLVGFGAYVALQDD encoded by the exons ATGGAGGGCACCAACGGCATCCGGAGGGCGTCCATCGACAAGCTGAACAAG TATGAGGAGCTTGGTCCATGGGGAATAGCAGGTGGCAAACCTGGCGACATCAACAGAAATCCCCAACGCCTTGTGAGGATCAGCATCTGCATCACAGAATGCATCAGTGCCCTCGAATTCATGTACGATGACCAGGATGGCCAAACTACCAAAGTCGGCACCTGGGGCGCGTACAACTACGACAGCGGATGGACCACACAT ATTGACATCAAACCTGGCGAGCACGTGAACCATGTGAGTGGTACCACAAACAAGAAAGGGGTGAGTTCATTGAAAATCATAACAAGCTACCGGAACGAGTACGGGCCGTACGGCAATCAAGACAGCACGGAGTTCAGCTTGCCTTTACGGCAGGGGAGATGCGAGGTGGTGGCCTTCTTCTGCAATTATGGTGCAACCCTCGAGTCTCTAGGTGTGTACGTTCGTCCGAGGAAGACGGGGTCCCTTGTCCAGGTAGGTCCATGGGGTGGGCATGGCGGCAACTCCACAGACCTCGTAAGAGCCAATATGCCGAATCGGCTGCAGCGCATCACCATCCACGGCGGCGAGAGGTCCGGCGAGCGCATCTACGGCTTCTCCTACGCTTACATCGACAAGAAGGGCAAAAAAATCGAAGTGGGCCCCTGGGGTTCCACGACCAAAGGGCGGAAGCGTGAGTTCACCATGAATGGTGATAACTACATCAACTTCATCAGTGGCACACACGATGAATACGGCATCACCTCGCTCATGTTCATCGACTTCAACGAAGACGTTCACGGCCCGTACGGCTGCGCGGCGGGGCACGCATTTAGCCTGCAGCTACCCGAGGACGGGGCTGCCGTCAGCTTCTTCGGCCGCGCCGGCACCAACAGCCTTGTCGGCTTCGGTGCCTACGTGGCCCTACAAGATGACTAG